AATGTATATTTAAAGTATTATTGTTTGttggttatttattttactCAACGTTACTAAAATTACATCCAGGTTGATGGTTTATTAACATTTCAGCTAATCAGAGAAAAAGGTGTGTTTACCCAGTTGCGCAGATcatttaaacaggaagtcatttACATGCAAGGCGCGAAAGTTAAGCAGCGGAAGTGGACGGCGACTCGTTCGTGAGTATTTAGAATAAACATGGTTCAATGTTTAGAATCAAAGAACTATGCATCTTTGTGGCTCAACTTGGAAGCATTTTGTGTAGTTGGACTAGCGTGCTTTAATTTTATAGCTTGTTTTTCGTGGAGCTTTCCAGTTGATTTGTTATGAACAGCAGTAGTTGTCATGGACAGTATCAGGTCATTGTCCATGCAGACTTTAATCAGTTTCATACTTGTTTCATCCTGAAGACAAATTGCTAATAACCCAACACACAACTTGAATCTAAATTTGAAGCGTTAGAGTGTCACAAACaagtaaacatttaaaattaagTCTGTGCCAAAACTCAGGCTCCAATCATGGCAAAACCATTTGATGGGATCAGTCAGCAGCTGAATTTCACTAGtggtggagaggaaggaagcagcagtaGCGACAACAGTTCCGACTACTACACCTTCAGGATCCGCAGTCCCAGATTTGCAAGCTCCAGTGTTTTGAACCATGAGTCAACATGCAAGACTCCTAGGCCGCAACGTCACCGCAGTAGAAGCAGCACCGCATCCTCCCCTTTACAGTGCACTAGCCCAATACCTTATGCTTCATGGAGGAAACTGAGGCTCTGTGACTCTCCAAGCACACCAAAGGTGGGTCCATCATTCAGCACACTTCAGATGAAACAGACCTGTTCTAGGTTTTGAACACAAACTCAGTCAAAACCCAGTGGTGGGTATATTTTGTTGTCTCCCTCCAATCTTGCAGAGCCTGCTTTCCAAGTCCTCCCAGCCCTGCTCCAGCACTAAGAACTGCCGCACTCAAAGGACCCTACGCTTTGTCTCCACCGCTGCAAATTACGTCCATGTTCCTCAGTCGGTCAACGTGAATCCATTCACTCCTGAAACAGTCCGCAGGAGCAGTGAGTTGCAGTGGAGGACCAGTTTCaggggtgatgatgatgaagacaatGGACGAAGGTACAAGCTGTTATGTGGTCAACACTTTTAATCCCTAATGAgggatttattcattttggtcACAAATTGGGGAAACTGTCTGTATTGTAAAACAGGATGTAGGTCACATCTCATTAAGATACTGGATTTCTGTCTGCttacaaaatatttcattttcatgTCAGGTTAAAACACAGTCTCACATCAtctgaggaggatgaagaaacCTTCCTCCCACCTAAGGTACTATTCTTCTATCTTCTAGTTACTGGAACACTCCCTCTCAGATGCTTCTGATATAAATTCATCAGCCGTTTTGTCatcttcctctgcctcctcacaTTGTGTGGTTTGTCCAAAATTACATGCTGCCAGTTCTGTTTCTGGGACCTCCAATAAGGAATTTCCAACAGCAAATCCCACATCTTTATCGGAAGAATGGCCATATCTGGTGATTCTGCCGCTCTAGCTGCAGTCGGATTCGAGGCTTGGTTCTGTGACGTGTGTTCCTGTTGTTAGGGATTTCTTGTTGTGTCAGCCCCTGCGTCTGTTTGTCTGGCAGAGACGTGCTGTCCAGGCTTTCATGCTGTCTCGCTATGAGAGCGAGTTCCTGGAGCTGGAGTGCATTGGCGTGGGCGAGTTTGGGGCAGTTTACAAATGTGTGAAGCGGCTGGACGGTTGCTTATACGCCATAAAACGATCTCGACGACCCCTGGCGGGCTCTGCCAACGAGTGAGTCAGCAGCATGTTATTTCTCTGCCAAGGAcaaataattttttattttatttctgtgtgCATCAAATCTCCCCCTTGCTGTAATGTCTTCTCAGGCAGCTGGCACTTAAGGAAGTGTACGCGCATGCTGTACTTGGCCACCACCCACATGTTGTTCGATATTATTCGGCATGGGCAGAGgatgatcacatgatcattcAGAATGAATACTGTGATGGTAGAGAGATTAGTTTAGTTAGTGAATTCTCATATGGTCAGTGCACTAGCTTGAATTGCGAGGTTTGGAAAACCTCATTGCATTTGTGCTACAGGTGGAAGTCTTGCTGATGCCATTTTGCAGAAGGAGGGGCATGGCGAGCTGTTTTCAGAGCCGAAGTTAAAGGATctgctcctgcaggtgtccATGGGGCTGAAATATATCCACGGCTCAGGCCTTGTACATCTGGACATCAAACCAAGTGTGTCTCATTGTGCTTGTCACTCATTTTCCATTCTTGTGCCTAAAATCTCATTTTAACTCTTAACAGGTAATATATTCGTCTGCCAGCGTACTGACACGAGTGGCGCATGTGAAGGCGAGAgcgaagaagatgatgatgggagAACTTCCACAGGAGTTGTTTATAAAATTGGTATTTAACAATTAAATGCAGTTAACGTGGTGTTTGTGATCATATCTGATGCCTACCAATTTCTGTAGGGGATCTGGGTCACGTGACATCAACCAATAACCCTCAAGTAGAAGAAGGCGACAGCCGCTTTTTGGCCAGTGAAGTTCTGCATGAGGTAAAaagctgtgctgctgtcatAGGTCCCGTCCGTCATCAAATATGTTATGAAAAGTGATTTTTATGTTGTATAATAACCTCACCATATTTAGAGCAATATTTGTgtttaaaagatttaaaaaatatctaTATATTAATGTGATTTCCCCTCCAGTGATATTGATATTTGGATATCATGTTTCTACAGAAACTCAGAAATAGCAAACAGTCATGGATGGGAGCTGTGGCATTTGTGAATGTCACtacaaaataacaattattagAAAAATACCATCAAATTTCTCCTTTAGCTCTTGAAAAATTAGGTAGTTCTATATTCTCAACATTAGATTTCA
The nucleotide sequence above comes from Takifugu rubripes chromosome 9, fTakRub1.2, whole genome shotgun sequence. Encoded proteins:
- the wee2 gene encoding wee1-like protein kinase 2, which encodes MAKPFDGISQQLNFTSGGEEGSSSSDNSSDYYTFRIRSPRFASSSVLNHESTCKTPRPQRHRSRSSTASSPLQCTSPIPYASWRKLRLCDSPSTPKSLLSKSSQPCSSTKNCRTQRTLRFVSTAANYVHVPQSVNVNPFTPETVRRSSELQWRTSFRGDDDEDNGRRLKHSLTSSEEDEETFLPPKRRAVQAFMLSRYESEFLELECIGVGEFGAVYKCVKRLDGCLYAIKRSRRPLAGSANEQLALKEVYAHAVLGHHPHVVRYYSAWAEDDHMIIQNEYCDGGSLADAILQKEGHGELFSEPKLKDLLLQVSMGLKYIHGSGLVHLDIKPSNIFVCQRTDTSGACEGESEEDDDGRTSTGVVYKIGDLGHVTSTNNPQVEEGDSRFLASEVLHEDYSNLPKADIFALGLTVLLAAGAPPLPQNGDEWHNLREGKLPELPQELSPPFRALLQLLLYPDLTKRPSAKELCKHVMLREEKTGRLAAQLRRELNVEKFKTAMLEKELQEARQAVLSPTQKLGLRVISPAKLGCQPKTGRRLVGRSTARSLSIGCPGYGV